One segment of Clavelina lepadiformis chromosome 2, kaClaLepa1.1, whole genome shotgun sequence DNA contains the following:
- the LOC143445446 gene encoding uncharacterized protein LOC143445446 yields MLQSLHRQFVEGQIPSTSSVEHFNLPIDSFEDFDRVESLLAEKSQARVFISYLETIGGITAKDVISMMLSKLLTCELATNCNWMGKGHTHKTGMHSSQLAKTVIDAAKKSGIKEAESICEIKKWLKNASDREGGRLKRMKNKLDKGRKDEATRRQLYFMNFDSSSTSDDSG; encoded by the exons ATGCTCCAGTCTCTTCATCGCCAATTTGTGGAAGGGCAGATACCGTCCACTTCTTCGGTGGAACACTTCAACTTGCCGATAGATTCATTTGAGGATTTTGATAGGGTGGAATCACTGCTAGCAGAGAAATCACAAGCGCGTGTTTTT atttccTATCTAGAAACAATAGGTGGCATAACAGCAAAAGATGTTATCAGCATGATGTTGAGCAAATTGTTGACCTGTGAACTGGCAACCAATTGTAATTGGATGGGAAAGGGTCATACTCATAAGACAGGAATGCATTCATCACAACTCGCAAAAACTGTTATAG ATGCTGCCAAGAAATCGGGTATTAAGGAAGCAGAGAGTATCTGCGAGATCAAGAAATGGTTAAAAAATGCTAGTGATAGGGAAGGGGGACGGCTAAAAAGAATGAAGAACAAGTTGG ataaaggGCGGAAAGATGAAGCCACGCGCAGACAATTGTATTTCATGAATTTCGACTCATCTTCTACAAGTGATGATAGCGGATGA